The stretch of DNA CAACATCGACGCCGTGTGTCATGGGTCACGGTCGTGCTGTGTGAACCAATGTAAAACGGCACCGTTCCAGATCCCTAATCGATAGAGGAAACGATGTGCTCCGGTGACCCGATCGTGACCGCGACCGCGGCCTCGGCGAGCATCGTCGCACCGATCTGAACGGACAGATCGCGTTCGGGAACGGCCGACGATCTCACCGCGCCACCGGAGAAGTGCGCGGCGTCGCCGCCGTCGTCCGGTACGACGGCCGGACGGGTCCAGTCCGCCGAGAACACCGGCAGCCCGTCGTGTTCGGCGCGCCCCGCCCACGCGGCGTCGGCGCTCGCGGTGACGATCCGCCCCGCCCGGTCGCGGATGGACGCGGTGCGGGCGTCGTCGCCGGGCAGATCGGTCGCGACCAGCGCGAGGTACCGGGCCAGGACGCCGCCGAACAGCCCACCGTCGCCGCCGCCCGCCCCGACGATCACGCCGGCGGGGGCCAGGCGTTCCGCGGTCGCCGACAGGAGCGCGTCGATCCGATCGAGTCGATGTGCTTCCCGAGTCCGTCGATACACCTCGAGCTCGGCGCCGAGCGCCACACCCTGGCAGTAGGTATACACCGAGTCGACGCGGTCGATCCGTCCGTCGGCGCGCAGCCAGAAGCCGTCGGCTATCAGCCCGGACGGCAGAAGCAGCCGCTCGTGCAGCCAGTCGGTCATCGCCGCCGCCCGAGCCGCGTCGCCGGTGCGTGCCAGGAGGATCGCGGCGGGGCCGTTCGCCGGAGTGTTGAAGAAGGTGTCCGTGGTGCGCCACGGGATTCCGCCGCCGAGCTCCGGTGACCACGCCCGATGCATGCGTGCGGCCAGCAGTCGGGCGACCGGTGAGCGGTCGGGTCGAGTGCGGGTGCGCCGGGCCGTCCGCTCGGCCGCCAGGCCCAGCCACGCCATGTCGTCGTAGTACGCGTTGGTCCACCGACCGAGATTGCGTATCCGTATCCCGCGGAACAACTGCCCGAGACGGTCTGCCGCGACCCGGTCGTCGCGATGAATCACGGCGTCGACGAGCGCGTCCGCCAGATGCGCCTGCCACCAGTAGTTCCACGACATGGTCAATCGTTCTCGGGACAGCGGACGTCCCGGCATCGGCCAGGCGGGTCGGCCGATCCGCGTGCACGGCACCCGTCCGCCGAGCGGTGTCAGGTGGCGCGCGTGCAGCGCCGACTGGGCGGCCGCCGCCCGTCGCTGCGCCGATTCGACTTCTGCGGTCATGACGGTTACTGTATTCGTCGGTGCATCGGGCTGGTCTCGATGCTCTAGTTCAACCAGAGACCGTTGGTCGTCGGGAACGAAGGTTTCCGGTCGAAGGTCCGGCGAGAGTCGGCGGCCCACGCAGGATGAACGTGGATCACCCCTCGGCAGTGCCGAGTTCTCGTGCGCCCCGTGCCTCCTGCGCCGGGGCGTCATCTCTTTCTCCGCCGGAACCGCATTCGATCGGTTCCGACCTCCTCGCGATACGACGGCCTGGGTCCGATCCGATCCGCTCGCGCGGATCGGGAGTGAAGTGACACGAGAGGAGGCGAAGTATGGCTAACGCCGAAAAGGTTTCTGCAGTCGCAGAGATCGCTGAGCAGTTCAAGGGCTCGGACGCGGCAGTCATCACGGAATACCGTGGTCTGTCCGTTCCCCAGCTGGGAGAGCTCCGTCGCGCGCTCGGTGAAGGTGCAACCTACTCCGTCGCCAAGAACACCCTCGTCAAGCGTGCCGCCGCAGAGGCGGGCGTCGAGGGCCTCGACGAGCTGTTCACCGGTCCGACCGCGATCGCATTCGTCACCGGCGAGCTTCCCGAAGCCGCCAAGGCGATGAAGACGTTCGCCAAGGACAACAAGAACCTTGTCATCAAGGGCGGATACATGGACGGCCGTGCGCTGTCCGTGTCCGAGGTCGAGCGGATCGCCGACCTGGAGTCCCGCGAGGTTCTGCTGGCAAAGCTCGCCGGTGCCATGAAGGGCAACTTGGCAAAGGCTGCAGGGCTGTTCAACCAGCCTGCGTCGCAGGTCGCGCGTCTCGCCGCGGCTCTGCAGGAGAAGCAGGAGGCCTCGGGCGAAGCCGCCTGAGCATCTGCGGATCCACCCGATCGGTTCGCCGATCACACCCCATGATCGAGCCTGCACTGCAGGCGCCCCCGCACCGGCGGGGAACTACGGAAGGACGCCACCATGGCGAAGCTCACCGCTGACGAGCTCATCGAGCAGTTCAAGGAACTGACCCTGCTGGAGCTCAGCGATTTCGTGAAGAAGTTCGAAGAGGTCTTCGAGGTCACCGCTGCTGCGCCGGTCGCCGTCGCCGCTGCGGGCGCCCCGGCCGCCGGTGGCGCCGAGGCCGCTGCCGAGCAGGACGAGTTCGACGTCGTCCTCGAGGGCGCCGGCGACAAGAAGATCCAGGTCATCAAGGTAGTCCGCGAGGTCGTCTCGGGTCTGGGTCTGAAGGAGGCCAAGGACCTCGTCGAGGGTGCGCCGAAGGCTCTCCTGGAGAAGGTCAGCAAGGAAGACGCCGAGGCTGCCAAGGCCAAGCTCGAAGAGGCCGGCGCCGCCGTCTCGCTCAAGTGAGCCGACGCGCCCTTGCGGCGCACGAGCGTCACGCGCGAGTGGCGTGAGATCCACGACGAGACCCGCAGGGCATGCCCTGCGGGTCTCGTCGTGTCTGGTCCCGTAGAGGGTGAGTGCTGCGGTGTCGCGGACGTCGCCGGCGAGCGGCCGAGCGATCGGTCGGGACGCAGGCAGGAGGGGTGAACTGCGGTGAAAGTCCAGGTTCACATGCGATTTGCGGATTCGCCGTGGCGTCGGTCTCAGCTCCCGGGGTCCAGGAGGCGCCGATCACTTGGTGAACCGGAGTTCTTCGCGTATTCTCAGACCACCGAGAAGTTACCGCTCAGTAAGTGCTTGGCGCGGCGGCCGAAACCCGATGGTCCGCAGGTGTCGGCAGCTACGGGGGTGGGTTAGAGTGACCGCAGCCACAAACGGCACGCCGGGCGAGCGGGGACGCTTGAAAACCGCGACACAGATGGTTGCGGTGACTGATCCGGTGGAGACATGTCTGGAGGGACGCAGTGGGAGTAGAGGTCACGGTCGAGGGGCTCACGAAGTCGTTCGGTTCGCAGAACATCTGGAGGGACGTCAGTCTCACTCTCCCCGCAGGTGAGGTCAACGCCCTGCTGGGTCCGTCCGGTACCGGTA from Gordonia humi encodes:
- a CDS encoding glycoside hydrolase family 76 protein encodes the protein MTAEVESAQRRAAAAQSALHARHLTPLGGRVPCTRIGRPAWPMPGRPLSRERLTMSWNYWWQAHLADALVDAVIHRDDRVAADRLGQLFRGIRIRNLGRWTNAYYDDMAWLGLAAERTARRTRTRPDRSPVARLLAARMHRAWSPELGGGIPWRTTDTFFNTPANGPAAILLARTGDAARAAAMTDWLHERLLLPSGLIADGFWLRADGRIDRVDSVYTYCQGVALGAELEVYRRTREAHRLDRIDALLSATAERLAPAGVIVGAGGGDGGLFGGVLARYLALVATDLPGDDARTASIRDRAGRIVTASADAAWAGRAEHDGLPVFSADWTRPAVVPDDGGDAAHFSGGAVRSSAVPERDLSVQIGATMLAEAAVAVTIGSPEHIVSSID
- the rplJ gene encoding 50S ribosomal protein L10, whose protein sequence is MANAEKVSAVAEIAEQFKGSDAAVITEYRGLSVPQLGELRRALGEGATYSVAKNTLVKRAAAEAGVEGLDELFTGPTAIAFVTGELPEAAKAMKTFAKDNKNLVIKGGYMDGRALSVSEVERIADLESREVLLAKLAGAMKGNLAKAAGLFNQPASQVARLAAALQEKQEASGEAA
- the rplL gene encoding 50S ribosomal protein L7/L12; translation: MAKLTADELIEQFKELTLLELSDFVKKFEEVFEVTAAAPVAVAAAGAPAAGGAEAAAEQDEFDVVLEGAGDKKIQVIKVVREVVSGLGLKEAKDLVEGAPKALLEKVSKEDAEAAKAKLEEAGAAVSLK